In the genome of Paenibacillus pabuli, one region contains:
- a CDS encoding DUF1292 domain-containing protein has product MTEYSREDLKWTDSLRLAFGAHVELEEENGKSHPYDLLAEFEVKGQQYAVLRSSLRPYDEVELLRVLPGSEGQIMPELVTIDDDDEWENISELYDECTLPIDED; this is encoded by the coding sequence ATGACAGAATACAGCCGCGAAGACTTGAAATGGACAGATTCGCTGCGTCTGGCTTTTGGTGCTCACGTTGAGCTGGAAGAAGAGAACGGTAAATCGCATCCGTATGATCTGCTGGCTGAGTTTGAAGTGAAGGGCCAACAGTATGCAGTGCTCCGCAGTTCATTGCGTCCTTATGACGAAGTTGAACTTCTGCGGGTTTTACCGGGAAGTGAAGGCCAGATCATGCCGGAATTAGTTACGATTGACGATGATGATGAGTGGGAGAACATCTCTGAATTGTATGATGAGTGCACACTCCCCATTGACGAGGATTGA
- a CDS encoding DUF1292 domain-containing protein: MAEDQLGMEEESEIIYIADDEGNEEEFEVIMKFEVDGSEAKYMMVAPVEPEDGETDVYAFRYEEEGDDIKLFVIQDDAEWDIVEETFNTFLAEDEEEAN; encoded by the coding sequence ATGGCTGAAGATCAACTGGGTATGGAAGAAGAATCGGAGATTATTTACATTGCGGATGACGAGGGTAATGAAGAGGAATTCGAAGTCATCATGAAATTCGAAGTGGACGGTTCGGAGGCCAAGTACATGATGGTTGCTCCGGTTGAACCCGAAGATGGAGAGACGGATGTTTATGCATTCCGTTATGAAGAAGAGGGCGACGATATTAAACTTTTCGTCATCCAAGATGATGCCGAATGGGATATCGTCGAGGAGACGTTTAATACATTTCTTGCAGAAGATGAAGAGGAAGCGAACTAA
- the ruvX gene encoding Holliday junction resolvase RuvX produces the protein MKILGLDYGDRRIGVAASDAFGWTAQGLEVLERRRDEGEFARIAELVREHEIGEIVVGLPKNMNGTVGPRGEICIAFAERLRGELNLPVHLWDERLTTMAAERTLLEADVSRKKRKQVVDKMAASLILQNYLDANSKR, from the coding sequence ATGAAAATATTAGGTTTGGACTATGGGGACCGGAGAATCGGAGTTGCCGCTAGTGACGCCTTCGGTTGGACTGCCCAGGGATTGGAAGTACTTGAACGCCGCCGGGATGAAGGTGAGTTCGCTCGGATTGCGGAGCTTGTGCGTGAGCATGAGATCGGCGAGATTGTTGTCGGACTTCCCAAAAACATGAACGGCACCGTAGGGCCGCGTGGTGAAATATGCATTGCTTTTGCCGAACGCCTGCGGGGCGAACTGAATTTACCTGTTCACCTTTGGGATGAACGGCTGACAACCATGGCAGCAGAACGAACATTGCTTGAAGCGGATGTCAGTCGCAAAAAACGCAAGCAGGTTGTGGACAAAATGGCCGCAAGCTTGATTTTGCAAAATTATTTGGATGCCAATAGTAAAAGGTGA
- a CDS encoding IreB family regulatory phosphoprotein, with amino-acid sequence MDSMDKTVKFNVKADEQEASSKEILLTVYDALVDKEYNPINQIVGYLISGDPAYIPRHNNARSLVRKKERDELIEELVRSYLANHR; translated from the coding sequence ATGGACTCCATGGATAAGACGGTTAAATTTAATGTGAAAGCCGACGAGCAGGAAGCATCCTCCAAAGAGATTCTTCTCACGGTATATGATGCACTGGTGGATAAGGAGTATAATCCTATTAACCAGATTGTCGGGTATCTGATTTCTGGAGACCCCGCATACATCCCTCGTCACAACAATGCACGCAGTCTGGTCCGTAAAAAAGAACGTGATGAGCTGATTGAAGAGCTTGTTCGTTCTTATCTGGCCAATCACCGGTAA
- the alaS gene encoding alanine--tRNA ligase, translating into MKASEIRSKWIEFFASKGHKIEPSASLVPHNDPSLLWINAGMAPLKPYFDGREKPENPRLANSQKCIRTNDIENVGKTRRHHTFFEMLGNFSIGDYFKEETITWAWEFLTSKEWIGFDPERLSVTVYPEDEEAFKLWNEKVGLPAERIIKLDENFWDIGEGPCGPCTEIFYDRGEAYGNDMSDPEMYPGGENERYLEVWNLVFSQFNHNKDGSYTPLPNKNIDTGAGLERFASILQNVDSNFDTDLFQPMIQRTAALAGVKYNDSVEIDVALKVIADHIRTVAFAVGDGVLPSNEGRGYVIRRLLRRAVRYGKVLGLDRPFLYELTTTVGEVMGVYYPEVVDKQEFIAKVIETEEERFHETLSDGLAILADISAGAKSEGRTVISGPEAFKLYDTYGFPFDLTEDYAAEHGMTVDREGFDASMQEQRDRARAGRQESESMKVQGGPLADLEVKSEFVGYNDLLTEAKVVAIVAGDALVDSVSEGQTCQVILDKTPFYAESGGQVSDQGLLRGASVTAKVQGLFKAPLGQHVHLVTVESGELRVGEVIKAEVDASKRGDIIKNHTATHLLHKALKDVLGTHVNQAGSLVEPQRLRFDFSHFGSITPEELTEIERQVNEQIWNRLNVNIELKAIDEAKEMGAMALFGEKYGDIVRVVQVGDYSLELCGGCHVNNTSEIGIFKLVSESGIGSGVRRIEAVTGRGAYLYVESQLELLKQSASLLKANVADVPKRIEGLNQQLKEAARETESLQSKLSAMEAGSLTDQVVQAGNKQLLAARVDAPNMDALRTIADELKVKLPDAVLVLGAPADGKVNFVVAVPAEQVKQGLHAGKIVKEVAAVCGGGGGGRPDMAQAGGKDASKLDEALKLAVSLVSEHTA; encoded by the coding sequence ATGAAAGCCAGTGAAATCCGGTCCAAATGGATAGAGTTTTTTGCAAGTAAAGGTCACAAAATCGAGCCAAGCGCATCACTTGTACCTCACAATGATCCATCCCTTCTGTGGATTAATGCGGGCATGGCACCATTAAAACCATATTTTGACGGTCGGGAGAAACCGGAGAATCCGCGTCTTGCCAACTCTCAAAAATGTATTCGTACGAACGATATTGAAAATGTTGGTAAAACTCGCCGTCACCATACGTTCTTCGAAATGCTTGGTAATTTCTCCATTGGAGACTACTTCAAGGAAGAGACGATTACTTGGGCATGGGAATTTCTCACAAGCAAAGAATGGATCGGTTTCGATCCGGAACGTCTCTCTGTAACGGTATATCCTGAGGACGAAGAGGCCTTCAAATTGTGGAATGAAAAAGTAGGCTTGCCTGCTGAACGTATTATCAAACTGGATGAAAACTTCTGGGATATTGGCGAAGGCCCGTGTGGACCTTGTACCGAAATTTTCTATGACCGCGGCGAAGCTTATGGCAATGACATGAGTGATCCCGAGATGTATCCAGGCGGAGAAAATGAACGTTACCTGGAAGTATGGAACCTGGTATTCTCCCAGTTCAATCACAACAAGGACGGCAGCTACACACCGCTTCCGAACAAAAATATTGATACAGGTGCAGGACTTGAACGCTTTGCTTCCATTCTGCAAAATGTAGATTCCAACTTTGACACAGATCTATTCCAACCGATGATTCAAAGAACAGCGGCTCTTGCCGGTGTGAAATATAATGACAGCGTAGAGATTGACGTTGCCCTAAAGGTCATTGCCGACCACATTCGGACCGTTGCCTTTGCTGTAGGTGATGGCGTTCTGCCAAGCAATGAAGGTCGCGGATATGTCATTCGCCGTTTGCTCCGTCGTGCCGTACGCTACGGAAAAGTGCTGGGACTCGACCGTCCATTCCTGTATGAACTGACAACAACAGTCGGTGAAGTGATGGGAGTGTATTACCCAGAGGTGGTAGACAAGCAAGAATTTATCGCCAAAGTGATCGAAACCGAGGAAGAACGTTTCCACGAAACACTTAGCGACGGATTGGCTATTCTGGCAGACATCAGTGCTGGAGCTAAATCCGAAGGTCGCACGGTAATCAGTGGTCCGGAAGCATTTAAACTGTATGATACGTACGGTTTCCCGTTTGACCTAACCGAAGACTATGCGGCAGAGCATGGCATGACTGTTGACCGTGAAGGATTCGATGCCTCGATGCAGGAGCAGCGTGATCGTGCACGTGCAGGACGCCAGGAAAGCGAGAGCATGAAGGTTCAAGGCGGACCGCTTGCTGATCTGGAGGTTAAAAGCGAGTTTGTTGGTTATAATGACCTGTTGACGGAAGCAAAAGTGGTAGCCATCGTTGCTGGTGATGCACTGGTAGACTCCGTAAGTGAAGGACAGACATGCCAGGTCATCCTTGACAAGACTCCGTTCTATGCGGAAAGCGGTGGACAAGTAAGTGATCAGGGCTTGCTGCGCGGTGCAAGCGTAACAGCGAAAGTGCAAGGCCTGTTCAAAGCTCCGCTCGGACAACACGTGCATCTGGTGACGGTAGAATCCGGTGAACTGCGTGTAGGTGAAGTGATTAAAGCGGAAGTCGATGCGTCCAAACGCGGCGATATTATCAAAAACCATACTGCAACGCATTTGCTGCACAAAGCGCTCAAAGATGTGCTCGGAACGCATGTCAATCAGGCAGGATCACTCGTAGAGCCTCAGCGTCTGCGTTTTGACTTCTCACACTTCGGCAGCATTACGCCGGAAGAATTAACGGAGATCGAGCGTCAGGTGAACGAACAGATCTGGAATCGTCTGAACGTAAACATTGAACTGAAAGCTATTGATGAAGCCAAAGAAATGGGCGCAATGGCACTGTTTGGTGAAAAATACGGCGATATCGTACGCGTGGTACAAGTGGGAGACTACAGTTTGGAACTTTGTGGCGGCTGTCACGTAAACAATACATCAGAGATTGGTATCTTCAAGCTGGTGAGCGAGAGCGGAATCGGCTCCGGCGTACGTCGGATTGAAGCTGTGACTGGCCGCGGCGCGTATCTGTACGTAGAAAGTCAGCTTGAATTGCTCAAACAATCCGCATCCCTGCTCAAAGCCAATGTGGCGGACGTGCCTAAACGCATTGAGGGTCTGAATCAGCAATTGAAAGAAGCTGCCAGAGAGACTGAATCACTGCAAAGCAAGCTGAGTGCCATGGAAGCAGGCTCATTAACAGATCAAGTGGTACAAGCAGGAAATAAACAATTGCTTGCAGCTCGTGTGGATGCTCCGAACATGGATGCACTGCGCACAATCGCTGATGAATTGAAAGTAAAACTGCCTGATGCAGTGCTCGTACTGGGCGCTCCAGCTGATGGCAAAGTGAATTTTGTTGTAGCTGTCCCTGCTGAACAGGTAAAACAAGGATTGCATGCAGGTAAAATCGTCAAGGAAGTTGCGGCAGTGTGCGGCGGCGGAGGTGGCGGACGTCCTGATATGGCACAAGCCGGAGGCAAGGATGCGAGCAAGCTGGATGAAGCGTTGAAACTGGCGGTTTCACTGGTTAGTGAGCATACTGCATAA
- a CDS encoding AI-2E family transporter, with amino-acid sequence MEQLTKNKLFRYAIWLLLGLIILYFIWLLRPLLLHIYGFLKTVLAPFIVALIISYVLNPIVSMLGGRKVPRTIAVLLIYAFFLTCIGVILMNVIPVLIEQLEELNEHMPELSMRAQSLMNNMDHKLMPPSVRTGMNSWFFQMEDRLTQGITKLMDNIGTTINVLFNVFIVPFLIFYMLKDFEVFERTIVAYLPRSRRKAIVSVMKEIDTALGNYIRGQFIVCVIVGIFAYIGYIIIDMPYALLLASIVAVFNIVPYLGPFLGAAPAVVMASTVSFKMVLFVVIVNTLCQVLESNVVSPQVVGRTLHLHPLSIIFALLVGGELAGIVGLILAVPVFAVLKVIVQHFFAYYIKRRTD; translated from the coding sequence GTGGAGCAATTAACCAAAAACAAGCTGTTCCGTTATGCCATCTGGCTGCTACTCGGATTGATTATTCTGTATTTTATCTGGCTGCTGCGTCCATTGCTGCTTCATATATATGGATTTCTGAAAACCGTACTGGCACCATTTATCGTGGCCCTCATCATTTCGTATGTCCTCAATCCGATTGTAAGCATGCTGGGAGGGCGCAAGGTCCCTCGAACCATTGCTGTCTTGTTAATCTATGCTTTTTTCCTCACCTGTATCGGGGTCATCCTGATGAATGTCATTCCGGTGTTGATTGAACAGCTGGAGGAATTGAACGAACATATGCCGGAGCTGTCGATGCGTGCCCAGAGTCTGATGAACAATATGGATCACAAATTAATGCCGCCAAGTGTGCGTACGGGGATGAACAGCTGGTTTTTTCAGATGGAGGATCGGCTGACCCAGGGCATAACAAAGCTGATGGATAATATCGGGACAACCATCAATGTGTTGTTCAACGTATTTATCGTGCCATTCCTCATTTTCTATATGTTAAAAGATTTTGAGGTGTTTGAGCGTACGATTGTGGCGTACCTGCCTCGCTCACGGCGCAAGGCCATTGTTTCGGTCATGAAAGAGATTGACACGGCCTTGGGAAATTATATACGAGGACAGTTTATCGTTTGTGTTATTGTAGGCATCTTTGCCTACATCGGTTATATCATTATTGATATGCCTTACGCACTGCTGCTCGCCAGCATTGTCGCTGTATTTAACATCGTGCCTTATCTTGGCCCGTTTCTTGGAGCTGCTCCTGCGGTGGTAATGGCTTCTACGGTATCGTTTAAAATGGTACTTTTTGTTGTCATTGTGAACACACTATGCCAGGTGCTAGAAAGCAACGTTGTTTCCCCTCAGGTGGTGGGGCGAACATTGCATTTGCATCCATTGTCGATTATTTTCGCGCTCCTTGTAGGAGGTGAACTGGCGGGCATAGTGGGTCTCATTCTGGCGGTGCCCGTCTTTGCTGTTCTGAAAGTGATTGTGCAGCACTTTTTTGCATATTACATCAAACGAAGAACGGATTGA
- a CDS encoding PRC-barrel domain-containing protein: MKLQEMIGLAVFDVEDGKQVGKIQDFIVNDDWKIEGIELENKGLFTSHVKIVQWQDIVAYGEDAVMIRNQQAVRKTGADDIKHTYLLGQSKLKEMSVLTEEGLLLGRVSDVYFDQELGNTIIGIEITDGFVSDLIEGRKWLPCTSDMSIGESAIMVPPLSEQRLENAIHSVNG, encoded by the coding sequence ATGAAGCTTCAGGAAATGATCGGACTTGCCGTTTTTGATGTTGAGGACGGGAAGCAGGTCGGTAAAATCCAGGATTTCATTGTGAATGACGATTGGAAAATTGAAGGCATTGAACTTGAAAACAAAGGCCTGTTTACCAGTCATGTCAAAATCGTGCAGTGGCAAGATATCGTTGCCTACGGCGAAGATGCCGTCATGATCCGTAATCAACAGGCTGTCCGCAAAACGGGAGCCGACGACATAAAACACACGTACCTCCTCGGCCAGTCTAAATTGAAAGAGATGTCCGTGCTTACCGAAGAAGGTTTGCTGCTTGGCCGTGTCTCTGATGTTTATTTTGACCAGGAGTTGGGAAATACAATAATAGGGATTGAAATTACGGACGGTTTTGTGTCCGATCTGATTGAGGGCCGCAAATGGCTGCCATGTACAAGCGATATGTCTATTGGGGAAAGTGCCATCATGGTGCCGCCGCTGAGTGAACAGCGCTTGGAAAATGCCATTCATTCTGTTAATGGATAG
- a CDS encoding cysteine desulfurase family protein: MNRIYLDHAASTPMHPQVAEAMMKVMTGQYGNASSIHAFGREAKRTVSGARDVIAASLGCFPDELVFTGGGTESDNLAIFGAVSARQERGRHIITTAIEHHAVLHTCHELERQGYDVTYLPVDEYGRIRLEELKDAIRPDTVLITMMYANNEVGTIQPIREIGELARQHDILFHTDAVQALGTQEISCKELPVDLMSFSAHKINGPQGVGALYVRRGIVLEARSHGGLQERQRRAGTENIAGIAGFAEALKLSGEQAEVRREHDLALRSLLLEQLGQQVGAEHFHVNGHPEHTLPNILNISFPEVSTETMLMNLDMEGIAVASGSACTSGSLEVSHVLKAMKLPEPFLHSAIRFSWGLGNTTEEIMITAEKIGTILGRLRNRA; this comes from the coding sequence ATGAACAGAATATATTTGGATCACGCCGCATCGACACCTATGCATCCACAAGTCGCGGAAGCGATGATGAAAGTGATGACGGGGCAATATGGCAATGCATCGAGTATCCACGCCTTTGGGCGGGAAGCCAAACGGACCGTCAGTGGGGCAAGGGATGTCATTGCGGCATCTTTGGGTTGTTTCCCAGATGAACTTGTATTTACCGGAGGCGGCACGGAAAGTGACAATCTGGCGATATTTGGCGCAGTTTCAGCGAGACAAGAACGGGGACGGCACATTATTACAACCGCCATTGAACATCATGCGGTATTGCATACGTGTCATGAGCTGGAGCGGCAAGGCTATGACGTAACCTATTTGCCTGTAGATGAATACGGAAGAATACGTCTGGAAGAGCTGAAAGATGCCATCCGGCCAGATACCGTGCTGATTACCATGATGTATGCCAATAATGAAGTTGGTACGATTCAACCTATCCGCGAAATTGGTGAACTGGCTCGTCAGCATGATATTTTGTTCCATACCGATGCAGTTCAGGCACTTGGCACCCAGGAAATTTCCTGCAAGGAACTGCCTGTGGATCTGATGAGCTTCTCTGCTCATAAAATTAATGGCCCCCAAGGCGTGGGAGCGCTCTACGTACGGCGCGGAATTGTGTTGGAAGCAAGATCACATGGGGGTCTTCAGGAGCGGCAGCGACGGGCAGGTACTGAGAATATAGCGGGTATCGCTGGCTTTGCGGAGGCGTTGAAACTGTCAGGAGAACAAGCGGAGGTACGCCGTGAACATGACCTGGCATTGCGATCATTGCTGTTGGAACAACTGGGGCAGCAGGTAGGGGCGGAGCATTTTCACGTCAACGGACATCCGGAACATACACTGCCCAATATTCTGAACATCAGCTTTCCGGAAGTATCCACAGAGACGATGCTCATGAATTTGGATATGGAAGGTATTGCTGTTGCAAGCGGTTCGGCGTGTACTTCCGGCTCCCTCGAAGTATCTCATGTGCTGAAAGCGATGAAGCTGCCGGAGCCATTTTTGCATTCCGCGATTCGTTTTAGCTGGGGATTGGGTAATACTACGGAAGAAATCATGATAACCGCCGAAAAAATTGGAACCATTCTTGGGCGCCTGCGTAATAGAGCCTAA
- the cymR gene encoding cysteine metabolism transcriptional regulator CymR, whose amino-acid sequence MKISTKGRYGLTIMMELAARTGEGPTSLKSIAERNQLSEHYLEQLIAPLRNAGLVKSIRGAYGGYILAGDPATVTAGDVIRVLEGPISPVDFTEEDDPAKRDLWLRIRDSIAEVLDSTTLKDLITFQDQEQKDSYMFYI is encoded by the coding sequence TTGAAAATATCGACAAAGGGCCGTTATGGGCTCACAATCATGATGGAGCTGGCAGCCAGAACAGGCGAAGGCCCTACATCTTTGAAAAGTATTGCCGAGCGCAATCAGCTCTCGGAGCATTATCTGGAGCAATTGATTGCTCCCCTGCGTAATGCAGGACTGGTCAAAAGTATCCGTGGCGCTTACGGCGGTTATATTCTGGCAGGTGATCCGGCTACCGTAACCGCAGGAGATGTTATTCGTGTACTGGAAGGTCCAATCTCTCCAGTGGATTTCACGGAGGAAGATGATCCGGCGAAGCGCGACTTGTGGTTGCGCATCCGTGACAGTATCGCAGAAGTACTGGATTCAACAACGTTGAAGGATCTGATTACATTCCAGGATCAGGAACAAAAAGATTCCTACATGTTCTATATCTAA
- the mnmA gene encoding tRNA 2-thiouridine(34) synthase MnmA: MSKTIENTRVVVGMSGGVDSSVTALLLKEQGYDVIGIFMKNWDDTDEFGHCTAEEDSEDVRRVCEQIGIPYYTVNFEKEYFDKVFSYFLDEYKSGRTPNPDVMCNREIKFGEFLNKALDLGADYVATGHYARLIEEDGTFKLLRGVDSNKDQTYFLNALNQNQLSKAMFPIGHLPKPEVRKIAEAAGLYTAKKKDSTGVCFIGERNFKEFLSNYLPAKGGDMVDIATGEVKGRHDGLMYYTLGQRQGLGIGGSGNGEPWFVADKDLEKNQLLVVQGDAHASLYSTGLTATGVNWIAGAAHMPNVPFRCTAKFRYRQPDQGVTLTWQEDGSVDVQFDQQQKAITPGQAVVFYDGDVCLGGGTIDQVQKVPVPAL, encoded by the coding sequence ATGTCCAAAACAATTGAAAATACACGGGTCGTCGTTGGCATGTCCGGAGGTGTCGATTCTTCCGTCACCGCACTGCTGCTGAAAGAGCAGGGTTACGATGTCATCGGCATTTTCATGAAAAACTGGGATGACACGGACGAGTTCGGCCACTGTACCGCTGAAGAAGATTCAGAGGACGTACGCCGGGTGTGCGAACAGATCGGCATTCCTTACTACACTGTCAACTTCGAGAAAGAGTACTTTGATAAAGTATTTTCCTATTTCCTTGATGAATATAAGTCGGGTCGAACTCCGAATCCTGATGTCATGTGTAATCGCGAGATCAAATTCGGCGAATTCCTGAACAAAGCACTGGATCTCGGCGCTGATTATGTGGCTACAGGCCACTATGCTCGCCTTATTGAAGAAGATGGAACGTTCAAACTGCTGCGCGGTGTGGACAGCAACAAAGACCAAACGTACTTCCTCAATGCACTTAATCAGAACCAGCTGTCCAAAGCCATGTTCCCGATTGGCCATCTTCCCAAACCGGAAGTGCGCAAAATTGCAGAAGCGGCTGGCCTGTACACCGCAAAGAAAAAAGATAGCACAGGTGTCTGCTTTATCGGCGAGCGCAACTTCAAAGAGTTCCTGAGCAACTATCTTCCTGCCAAAGGCGGAGACATGGTTGATATTGCAACCGGAGAAGTGAAGGGCCGTCATGACGGTCTGATGTACTATACGCTTGGACAGCGTCAAGGTCTTGGCATTGGCGGTTCCGGTAATGGTGAGCCCTGGTTCGTGGCAGACAAGGATCTGGAGAAAAATCAGCTGCTTGTCGTCCAAGGCGATGCGCATGCAAGCCTGTATTCAACAGGTCTGACTGCAACCGGTGTAAACTGGATCGCAGGTGCAGCACACATGCCTAACGTGCCCTTCCGTTGTACCGCCAAATTCCGCTATCGTCAGCCGGATCAAGGTGTAACCCTGACATGGCAGGAAGATGGCAGCGTGGATGTTCAGTTTGATCAACAGCAAAAAGCGATTACGCCCGGTCAAGCCGTTGTGTTTTATGATGGAGATGTGTGTCTTGGCGGCGGCACGATTGATCAGGTTCAAAAAGTGCCTGTACCGGCGCTGTAA
- the crcB gene encoding fluoride efflux transporter CrcB, with translation MIIWIGLAGMLGAVLRYSLGRWISGSLGTAFPWGTWVINISGSLVLGLLYGGHQSASIPDEVWVIGGTGFCGAYTTFSTFGYETLGLMGQERYSRAFLYVISSVLLGLAASFAGVWLTA, from the coding sequence ATGATCATCTGGATTGGTCTTGCAGGAATGTTGGGTGCAGTGCTTCGCTACAGTTTGGGTCGATGGATATCCGGTTCGCTCGGAACGGCCTTCCCATGGGGGACATGGGTGATTAACATCAGTGGTTCCCTGGTACTTGGATTGCTCTATGGAGGGCATCAGTCAGCTTCAATTCCGGATGAAGTCTGGGTGATTGGGGGTACTGGATTTTGCGGAGCGTACACCACATTCTCTACATTTGGATATGAAACCCTGGGTTTGATGGGGCAGGAACGTTACTCAAGAGCATTTTTATACGTTATCAGTTCGGTACTGCTGGGGCTTGCGGCTTCTTTTGCAGGCGTGTGGCTAACTGCATAA
- the crcB gene encoding fluoride efflux transporter CrcB, with product MKEIIYIGIGGIIGTLSRYGIQLWMPAANEGFPWAVLLINAMGSLFLGWFFTIAVPGKITPQLRLAIGTGFTGAFTTFSTFTLDMVRLSEGGMWGKAVIYLVVSLLAGLLLCALGIKVGQRMLGKPAQDGAAS from the coding sequence ATGAAAGAAATTATATATATTGGAATCGGTGGAATTATCGGTACGTTAAGTCGATATGGGATACAGTTATGGATGCCGGCAGCCAATGAAGGTTTCCCTTGGGCAGTACTGCTGATCAATGCCATGGGGAGCTTATTTTTGGGTTGGTTCTTCACTATAGCGGTCCCAGGCAAAATAACGCCTCAGCTTCGTCTTGCGATTGGTACGGGCTTTACCGGGGCATTCACCACATTCTCCACCTTTACTCTCGATATGGTCCGTTTATCTGAAGGAGGAATGTGGGGGAAGGCTGTTATATACCTCGTTGTGAGTTTACTTGCAGGGTTATTACTCTGTGCATTGGGGATTAAGGTTGGACAGCGAATGCTGGGTAAACCGGCGCAGGATGGTGCTGCATCATGA
- a CDS encoding replication-associated recombination protein A encodes MDLFSFQQDSEPQARLLADRMRPERLDEYIGQEHIIGPGKLLRRAIEADQISSILLYGPPGCGKTTLAHIISQHTQGQFVRLNAVDASVKDVREVIEQAQTNKQLYGTKTILFLDEVHRFNSSRQDALLPAVEKGTIIFIGATTENPFHYVNGALMSRSTLFQLESLNKEHSLIAMRRALADADKGLGFMDLHANDEALEHIATMANGDIRRALNALELAALTTPPEKDGSIHITLAVAEESIRRPIVKADESTQYDVLSAFHKSIRGSSDAALFWFLYAVEKLGMDPMTFIRRLIAASSEDIGLANPQAMTQAIGALDAYRNNGWPEAKLNIAQAILFAVESPKSNAVYTAISKAMNAIDEVKSAEVPLHLRDTHYSGAVKLGHEGYQYPHNYPGHYVKQEYLPKQLSRRVFYEATEQGNESKIRLNQQRRREL; translated from the coding sequence ATGGATTTATTTTCGTTTCAGCAGGATTCAGAACCTCAAGCAAGGCTGCTCGCTGACCGCATGCGGCCAGAGCGGCTTGATGAATATATTGGGCAAGAGCACATTATTGGACCGGGAAAATTGCTTCGGCGCGCCATTGAAGCCGATCAAATCTCGTCCATTTTGCTTTACGGTCCTCCGGGATGCGGCAAGACTACACTGGCACATATTATTTCCCAGCATACGCAGGGACAGTTTGTTCGTCTGAATGCGGTAGATGCCTCGGTCAAGGACGTGCGTGAGGTCATCGAGCAGGCGCAAACAAACAAGCAGTTGTACGGAACAAAAACCATTTTGTTCCTCGATGAAGTACACCGCTTTAATAGCTCTCGTCAGGATGCGCTGCTGCCTGCAGTTGAGAAGGGCACGATCATTTTTATTGGCGCTACGACGGAGAATCCGTTTCATTATGTAAATGGGGCCTTGATGAGCCGTTCCACGCTGTTTCAGCTGGAGTCTCTGAACAAAGAGCATTCTCTCATTGCGATGCGTCGTGCACTTGCAGATGCAGATAAAGGATTGGGATTCATGGATCTGCATGCCAACGATGAGGCATTGGAGCATATTGCGACAATGGCGAATGGCGATATTCGGCGAGCGCTGAACGCGTTGGAACTTGCTGCACTGACCACACCACCAGAGAAAGACGGCTCAATTCACATTACGCTTGCTGTAGCTGAAGAGTCTATTCGTCGTCCGATTGTGAAGGCAGATGAATCGACACAATATGATGTTTTGTCGGCATTCCATAAAAGCATTCGGGGTTCCAGTGATGCGGCACTGTTCTGGTTTTTGTATGCAGTAGAGAAGCTGGGCATGGACCCGATGACGTTTATCCGTCGTCTGATTGCAGCGAGCAGTGAAGATATCGGACTTGCGAATCCGCAAGCGATGACCCAGGCGATAGGGGCACTGGATGCTTATCGCAATAACGGCTGGCCTGAAGCCAAGCTGAACATCGCCCAAGCGATCCTGTTTGCTGTTGAAAGTCCGAAGTCCAATGCGGTGTACACCGCGATCTCGAAAGCGATGAATGCCATCGATGAGGTGAAATCTGCTGAGGTCCCTCTGCATCTGAGGGATACCCATTATTCCGGTGCAGTGAAGCTCGGACACGAAGGCTACCAATACCCGCATAATTATCCGGGCCATTATGTGAAGCAGGAATATTTACCGAAACAACTTTCACGTCGTGTTTTCTATGAAGCAACGGAACAAGGCAATGAATCGAAGATTCGTCTAAACCAACAGCGGCGCAGAGAGCTGTAA